Proteins found in one Synergistota bacterium genomic segment:
- a CDS encoding MCE family protein, protein MREVSLGLVIVLSLLALGTMIFLTGGLPWEKKGYTLTAQFDYVGGLKEGDAVRVAGVKVGKVLSISLKGNKVNVVLLLSPEVKLRKGSVFTIGTSGIVGEKYVDIIPGREGEILAPGSKVEGVSPQRIEELIKEIRLSAKRFSRVMDDLEKLIGNREFRTSIKESAVRLKEVLLEARESLAKFKKIESELSQKASRLMDELRMTISENRKGIKSVVQNLRSVTLRLKEFAQRFATPQNAERIEETLASIKKAADEISSLAKGFSEGKLPGNLNKMMSDVKSTIEETKRIVSKVKSMKAQGGARFRYGESSSSRGEEEGFTDIWFRIGFPNERDSVYIGLDDMGGENGFSFLLEKKIKEGLLQRFGVIRGKPGYGIFRQASPRFSWEFDIRDVKNPELDLSLWYRIIYGGNRDVYLFGRLDYQGGELKPSFGIEYRF, encoded by the coding sequence ATGCGTGAAGTTAGCTTAGGGCTTGTTATAGTTCTTTCGCTTCTTGCTTTGGGAACGATGATATTCCTTACAGGTGGGCTCCCATGGGAAAAGAAGGGTTATACTTTAACTGCTCAGTTTGACTATGTTGGCGGGTTGAAGGAGGGAGATGCGGTTAGAGTTGCGGGAGTCAAGGTTGGGAAGGTACTCTCTATATCACTTAAGGGAAATAAGGTAAATGTTGTTCTCCTTCTCTCCCCGGAGGTTAAGTTAAGGAAGGGAAGCGTGTTTACGATAGGCACATCTGGAATAGTAGGCGAGAAATACGTCGATATAATCCCGGGAAGAGAAGGGGAAATTCTCGCGCCCGGTTCAAAGGTTGAGGGAGTGTCTCCTCAAAGGATAGAGGAGCTCATAAAAGAGATAAGATTGTCTGCTAAGAGATTTAGTAGGGTGATGGATGATCTTGAGAAGCTTATAGGGAATAGAGAGTTCAGAACTTCTATAAAAGAGAGCGCTGTAAGGTTAAAAGAAGTTTTATTGGAGGCACGTGAAAGTCTGGCGAAGTTTAAGAAGATAGAAAGCGAGCTTAGCCAAAAGGCATCACGCTTGATGGATGAGCTTAGAATGACTATATCGGAAAACAGGAAGGGCATAAAATCGGTAGTTCAGAATCTGCGTTCTGTTACTCTAAGGCTTAAAGAGTTTGCTCAAAGGTTTGCGACGCCTCAGAACGCTGAAAGGATTGAGGAGACACTGGCTTCTATAAAGAAAGCGGCTGATGAGATATCTTCTCTCGCCAAGGGATTTTCTGAGGGGAAACTCCCCGGTAACTTAAATAAGATGATGAGCGATGTTAAAAGCACGATAGAGGAAACTAAAAGGATAGTTTCTAAGGTTAAGAGCATGAAGGCTCAGGGAGGAGCGAGGTTCAGATATGGGGAATCCTCCTCAAGCAGGGGGGAGGAGGAGGGTTTTACAGATATATGGTTTAGAATAGGTTTCCCCAACGAGAGAGATAGCGTTTACATAGGACTTGATGATATGGGAGGGGAAAATGGGTTTAGCTTTCTTTTAGAGAAAAAGATAAAAGAGGGGCTTCTTCAGAGGTTTGGAGTTATAAGGGGGAAGCCTGGCTATGGGATTTTCCGCCAAGCTTCCCCAAGATTTTCATGGGAGTTTGATATAAGAGATGTTAAAAACCCAGAGCTTGATCTTTCCTTATGGTATCGCATAATCTACGGTGGGAATAGAGACGTTTACCTGTTTGGAAGACTTGACTATCAAGGTGGAGAGCTTAAGCCTTCGTTTGGTATAGAATACCGCTTTTAA